A single window of uncultured Methanospirillum sp. DNA harbors:
- a CDS encoding PAS domain S-box protein, whose protein sequence is MPLSGFDVATIMFLLFLGNLTVACILAIYNSGFGQARSYRMFMAGKIFQAAGWPLFIFRGMIPDLISVQIANSLLFAGFICETFAITNADTYHKNSEKVFGILGLICFCTIWLLMWAAPANIKVAIASVLLTLIYSACACFLFNSQKNSVLRKVLGFFFCLFSLSSIYRAGSSILSTSAEYNLLSDNASQTIEYGLFFVILFISGIGFLLLLKEQDDEILKESETFNRGLVENLPDLIVVYGHDQKILYVNSAVTRLLGYSSDEMKGTDILSHVSIHQQHAVHDVVLSRISSGSMKTVELDVVTKEGNVRTVLSKGVPIQFHNLPAILTILVDITDRKEIEDELRRKNEEINHYFSISLDLLCIADTNGKFIKLNPEWEDSLGYTLSDLEGHRFLDFVHPDDLQATLDAVSDLINKNKVINFTNRYRHKDGSIRYIEWRSSPNPDNNLIYAAARDITERRLYEEKLIRISTLKERLLSTSDLEGRLLLVSNAVVDIFDADFAGIWLINNGDICESGCKHAGAGSDVCPDRTRCLHLIARSSREIIPDGICQRVPLGYVTIGRIAVGDEPSIITNDLLPDSGFCDPAWIASSGFTSFAGFRLLSPDNEATGVLAIFKKSPISQVDQDLLQDLINTLFHVITAAMASQELIESEAKFKGLFEGANDAIVIMDRSIIIDCNTKTEEMLGLPRDAIIGHSPADFAPEQQEDNYPSARRVAESIETVLNGETQRIDWAHKNRDNSLSYTEVSLSRITIHGRPYLLGIIRDITERKAAERALRKAHDDLETKVRERTAALRESEQRLQLKLTSLLSPDSDLTELELGNILDLDVVQSLMNDFSKLTGITTAILDLNGKVISSSGWQDICLKFHRAHEETAKNCTESDLHLSGSLKPGQYIAYKCTNNLWDVITPLYIGGKHVGNIFTGQFFYDDEVVDEALFVAQAERYGFDKDEYISALRKVPRLNKSHVTELMDFLVRFTGYISRLSFSNLRLAQTMSEETAIMEALARSERRMADIIDHLPDATFAIDLNGVIITWNKAMEEMTGVTSRDIIGKGNYEYSLPFYGIRRPILIDWIFAPHEELEKEYTVIKHEGSLIVVEVDITMPDGRNITLWGKATPLYDNDGNKVGAIESIRDITQQKRVMVALQESEDKFRDLAEKSLTGIYLIQEGIFRYVNSKLAQIFEYEINDIIDTLGPENLVNPEDIPKLSGNTETRISGDVETLNYELRGITRSGRDIIIEVFGSRTIYKGKPAIIGSLLDITDRKVAQQELQRLNTELEQRVIERTAELSQTQSAYLQANKKLHLLSSITRHDIGNQLQGLLAYLDFSKDYLNDKEKIEEYINKELHIANTISRQISFTKDYESMGIEAPTWQSVHSIMKKSSLQLRHDGISITAEEPEVEMYADPLLQKVFYNLIDNALRYGGEKMTSIRVSSNPDRENLIIVVEDDGEGISVEDKTKLFSKGFGKHTGLGLFLSREILSITGLSITENGEFGKGARFEITVPKGMFRIL, encoded by the coding sequence ATGCCTCTGTCCGGCTTTGATGTTGCAACAATAATGTTCCTGCTCTTTCTGGGAAACCTCACGGTTGCATGCATACTGGCGATATACAATTCCGGTTTTGGACAGGCGAGATCATACCGGATGTTCATGGCAGGGAAGATATTTCAGGCTGCAGGCTGGCCTCTTTTTATCTTCAGGGGGATGATACCTGACCTTATCTCTGTTCAGATAGCAAATTCGCTCTTGTTTGCAGGATTCATATGTGAAACGTTTGCCATTACGAACGCAGACACGTATCATAAGAACTCTGAAAAGGTCTTCGGAATACTTGGCCTGATCTGTTTTTGTACAATATGGCTCCTGATGTGGGCTGCTCCTGCCAACATCAAAGTTGCGATAGCCTCGGTCTTGCTCACCCTGATATACTCTGCCTGTGCCTGTTTCCTGTTCAACAGTCAGAAAAATTCGGTACTCAGAAAAGTCCTTGGTTTTTTCTTCTGCCTGTTCAGCCTTTCCAGCATCTATCGTGCAGGTTCGTCCATCCTCTCCACGTCAGCAGAATATAATCTTCTTTCAGACAATGCCAGTCAGACCATCGAGTACGGCCTCTTCTTTGTGATTCTTTTCATCAGCGGGATCGGGTTTCTTCTGCTTCTCAAAGAACAGGACGACGAGATTCTCAAAGAGAGTGAGACGTTTAACAGGGGGCTTGTTGAAAACCTGCCTGATCTCATTGTGGTATACGGGCATGACCAGAAGATCCTGTATGTAAATTCTGCTGTTACCAGACTACTTGGTTATTCTTCAGATGAGATGAAGGGGACTGATATTCTCTCCCATGTCTCCATACATCAGCAGCATGCGGTTCATGATGTGGTACTGAGCAGGATCTCGTCCGGGAGTATGAAAACAGTTGAGCTAGATGTTGTCACAAAAGAAGGAAATGTCCGCACTGTATTGTCCAAAGGAGTCCCAATCCAGTTTCATAATCTCCCCGCCATTCTGACGATACTTGTAGACATCACAGACAGAAAAGAGATTGAGGATGAGCTCAGGAGAAAGAACGAGGAGATCAACCATTACTTCTCTATCAGTCTTGACCTGCTCTGCATCGCTGACACGAACGGAAAATTCATCAAATTAAACCCGGAATGGGAAGATTCGCTTGGGTATACACTCTCTGACCTCGAAGGTCACCGATTCCTTGACTTTGTTCATCCTGATGATCTCCAGGCAACCCTTGACGCCGTATCTGACCTGATAAATAAAAATAAGGTCATTAACTTTACCAACAGGTACAGGCATAAAGACGGGAGCATCAGGTACATCGAATGGCGGTCATCTCCAAATCCTGACAATAATCTCATCTATGCAGCTGCCAGGGACATCACAGAACGAAGGTTGTATGAAGAGAAACTCATCAGAATAAGCACATTAAAGGAGAGACTGCTCTCAACCTCTGATCTTGAGGGACGCCTGCTTTTGGTAAGTAACGCGGTTGTCGATATCTTTGATGCTGATTTTGCAGGAATCTGGCTTATTAACAATGGCGATATCTGTGAATCAGGGTGCAAGCATGCCGGTGCCGGTTCTGATGTATGTCCTGATAGAACACGATGCCTGCACCTGATAGCACGCTCATCCAGGGAGATCATTCCTGACGGGATATGTCAGAGAGTTCCCCTTGGATACGTAACGATAGGGAGAATTGCAGTCGGTGATGAACCCTCGATCATCACCAATGATCTTTTACCCGACTCCGGATTTTGTGACCCTGCCTGGATAGCATCATCAGGGTTTACTTCATTTGCCGGTTTTCGTCTCCTCTCTCCTGATAATGAGGCCACCGGTGTCCTTGCCATCTTTAAGAAGAGCCCGATCTCACAGGTCGATCAGGATCTCCTTCAGGATCTCATCAACACACTCTTTCATGTTATCACCGCTGCGATGGCTTCACAGGAGCTGATCGAGAGCGAAGCAAAGTTCAAAGGATTATTTGAGGGAGCTAATGACGCGATTGTGATCATGGATCGCTCGATCATCATTGACTGTAATACAAAGACAGAAGAGATGCTTGGGCTTCCAAGAGATGCTATCATCGGCCATTCTCCGGCTGATTTCGCTCCGGAACAGCAGGAAGACAACTACCCGTCTGCCAGGCGGGTAGCAGAGAGTATTGAAACGGTTCTCAACGGAGAAACGCAGCGTATCGACTGGGCTCACAAAAACAGGGATAATTCCCTGTCATACACCGAGGTTAGTCTGAGCAGGATAACAATTCATGGCAGACCGTATCTTCTTGGAATTATCCGGGATATCACCGAACGTAAGGCAGCAGAGAGGGCTCTCAGGAAAGCACATGATGATCTTGAGACCAAGGTGAGAGAACGTACCGCAGCATTGAGAGAAAGTGAACAGCGACTTCAGTTAAAACTCACCTCACTCTTATCTCCTGATAGCGACCTCACTGAACTGGAACTTGGCAATATCCTTGATCTCGATGTTGTCCAGTCACTGATGAATGACTTCTCAAAACTGACCGGCATCACCACAGCGATCCTTGATCTGAATGGAAAGGTCATATCATCATCAGGATGGCAGGACATCTGTTTAAAATTCCATCGCGCCCATGAAGAGACCGCAAAGAACTGTACTGAGAGTGATCTCCATCTGTCAGGGAGCCTGAAGCCGGGCCAGTACATTGCATATAAGTGTACCAATAACCTTTGGGACGTGATAACACCATTATACATCGGAGGGAAGCATGTTGGCAACATCTTTACCGGCCAGTTCTTCTATGACGATGAGGTCGTTGATGAGGCGTTGTTTGTCGCCCAGGCCGAACGGTACGGGTTTGACAAAGATGAGTACATATCCGCTCTCCGCAAGGTTCCACGACTGAATAAATCACATGTTACAGAACTGATGGACTTCCTGGTCAGGTTTACCGGGTACATATCACGCCTCAGCTTCAGTAACCTGAGGCTTGCCCAGACCATGTCAGAGGAGACCGCTATCATGGAAGCTCTTGCAAGATCTGAGCGAAGGATGGCTGATATCATTGACCATCTTCCTGACGCCACATTTGCAATTGATCTGAATGGCGTGATCATCACATGGAACAAGGCGATGGAGGAGATGACCGGGGTTACTTCCAGAGATATCATAGGCAAAGGCAATTATGAGTATTCACTGCCATTTTACGGAATCCGGAGACCTATCCTGATAGACTGGATCTTCGCTCCGCATGAGGAACTGGAGAAGGAGTACACGGTGATAAAACATGAAGGAAGCCTCATCGTTGTTGAGGTTGATATCACCATGCCCGATGGAAGAAATATTACCCTCTGGGGAAAGGCAACTCCGCTCTATGATAATGACGGGAACAAGGTCGGAGCAATCGAGTCTATCCGTGATATCACCCAGCAGAAGAGGGTGATGGTTGCTCTCCAGGAGTCTGAGGACAAATTCAGGGATCTCGCCGAGAAGTCACTCACCGGAATTTACCTTATCCAGGAAGGAATCTTCAGGTATGTAAACAGTAAGTTGGCTCAGATCTTTGAGTATGAGATCAATGACATCATCGATACACTCGGACCTGAAAACCTTGTAAATCCTGAAGATATCCCCAAACTTTCTGGAAATACTGAAACAAGAATATCAGGAGATGTTGAGACTCTCAACTATGAACTCAGAGGGATTACCAGATCAGGAAGAGATATTATCATAGAAGTTTTCGGGTCACGAACGATATACAAAGGAAAACCTGCCATCATTGGATCACTTCTTGATATTACTGACCGGAAGGTTGCACAACAGGAACTTCAGAGGCTGAATACAGAGCTGGAACAGAGGGTTATAGAGCGTACTGCTGAACTGAGCCAGACGCAGAGTGCATACCTGCAGGCGAACAAGAAACTCCATCTTCTCTCAAGTATTACCCGTCATGATATCGGGAATCAGCTACAGGGATTACTTGCGTATCTTGACTTCTCAAAAGATTATCTCAATGATAAGGAGAAGATTGAAGAGTATATCAATAAAGAACTGCATATTGCCAACACCATCTCCAGGCAGATCAGTTTTACCAAGGATTATGAGAGTATGGGGATTGAGGCACCTACGTGGCAGAGTGTACATTCTATCATGAAGAAATCCTCCCTTCAACTCAGGCATGACGGGATCAGCATCACTGCTGAAGAACCGGAGGTGGAGATGTATGCAGATCCACTTCTTCAGAAGGTTTTTTACAATCTGATTGATAATGCCCTTCGATACGGGGGCGAGAAGATGACATCTATCAGGGTTTCCAGCAATCCAGACCGGGAGAACCTGATTATTGTTGTTGAAGATGATGGGGAGGGTATCAGCGTTGAGGATAAAACAAAACTCTTTTCCAAAGGCTTTGGGAAGCACACCGGCCTTGGTCTCTTCCTCTCACGGGAGATCCTCTCCATTACAGGGCTTTCCATCACAGAGAATGGGGAGTTCGGGAAAGGAGCACGGTTTGAGATTACAGTGCCGAAAGGGATGTTCCGGATTCTGTGA
- a CDS encoding CD3072 family TudS-related putative desulfidase, with translation MNQGKKIILLAHCLLNVNAKVGGLARYPGVHQELVSSIIQKGYGLIQLPCPEIGYFGIRRWGQVVEQMDIPAYRRHCRDLLRPIVDQIEDYIKNGYEFFGVIGVDKSPSCGVHQTCSSDQYCGEISCITNLKKLTESLIYPQGQGIFIEEFQSLLGDVGVSIPFYGIDEESNDIPAPILSLLS, from the coding sequence ATGAACCAGGGAAAAAAGATCATACTTCTGGCCCATTGCCTCCTGAATGTTAATGCAAAAGTCGGAGGGCTTGCCAGGTATCCTGGTGTGCATCAGGAACTTGTCTCCTCTATTATTCAGAAAGGGTATGGTCTCATCCAGTTACCCTGCCCTGAAATCGGATATTTTGGTATACGAAGGTGGGGGCAGGTTGTAGAACAGATGGACATTCCAGCATATCGCAGGCATTGCAGGGATCTTCTGCGGCCCATCGTCGATCAGATTGAAGACTATATTAAAAACGGGTACGAGTTTTTTGGCGTGATAGGGGTTGATAAGAGCCCGAGTTGTGGAGTCCATCAGACCTGTTCTTCAGATCAGTACTGCGGCGAGATCTCGTGTATCACAAATCTCAAAAAACTAACGGAATCGCTCATCTATCCTCAAGGACAAGGAATATTTATTGAAGAGTTTCAATCGCTTTTAGGTGACGTTGGAGTCTCGATCCCTTTCTATGGGATAGATGAAGAAAGTAATGACATTCCTGCTCCTATTCTGTCATTACTATCCTGA
- a CDS encoding ABC transporter substrate-binding protein, whose amino-acid sequence MKFLRCLIIALCVALFTGCVFAEESSGAFQKDLKENGKLVVGLCAQYPPFESVNDKTGEIEGFDADLARALGKEMGLNVTIVDAQWQALLGGLEKGDYDVLVTAMSKQEASAGNVGMSDPYYNLREIILVRSDDDSIKSPADLTGKVVGVQSSTGAEQQVDKLTGLKEVKRYDYNNDAFIDLTNKRIDAVVVGYAYAATEAKNKEGLKVINTPVGEPSELVMITAKKSDSLLNELNKALDTIKQDGTYQKIVDKWLNLS is encoded by the coding sequence ATGAAATTTCTTCGCTGTCTGATAATCGCTCTCTGCGTTGCATTGTTCACCGGATGCGTATTTGCAGAGGAATCATCTGGTGCTTTCCAGAAAGACCTGAAAGAGAATGGGAAACTTGTTGTTGGCCTCTGTGCTCAGTATCCTCCATTCGAGTCGGTCAATGATAAGACCGGTGAAATCGAGGGGTTTGATGCAGATCTTGCCAGGGCTCTTGGAAAAGAGATGGGACTCAATGTTACTATTGTTGATGCCCAGTGGCAGGCATTGCTCGGAGGTCTTGAAAAAGGCGATTATGACGTGCTTGTCACTGCCATGTCAAAACAGGAGGCATCAGCAGGAAATGTGGGCATGAGTGATCCATACTACAACCTGAGAGAGATCATCCTTGTCAGATCTGATGATGATTCCATCAAGTCTCCTGCAGATTTAACCGGTAAGGTCGTCGGTGTCCAGTCGTCCACAGGGGCTGAACAGCAGGTTGACAAGCTTACCGGACTCAAAGAGGTCAAGCGGTATGACTACAACAATGATGCTTTCATTGACCTTACAAACAAGCGTATAGACGCAGTTGTTGTCGGATATGCATATGCAGCAACAGAGGCCAAAAATAAGGAAGGGCTCAAGGTCATCAATACACCGGTAGGCGAACCTTCAGAACTGGTGATGATAACCGCAAAGAAGTCTGATTCACTGTTGAATGAGTTGAATAAGGCTCTAGATACCATCAAGCAGGATGGAACGTACCAGAAGATCGTTGACAAGTGGTTGAACCTTTCGTAA
- a CDS encoding amino acid ABC transporter permease has translation MMDFQSDLIGRNLPLLFSATITTIAITLAAFAVALLIAIGVGMVRRYYQQGIVSVILCIYIEIFRGTPLLVQLFFIYYGLPSVGIILDAFTAGVIGLALNCGAYMSETIRAAMTSVSRGQEEAAYSLGFSRFQTIRYIVFPQAIRVAIPPMMNSFSSLLKDSSLVSVISITELTRVGNLIYSRTSRPFEIYLILGIFYFVMTFSVTLISRYLEKRSSRWVR, from the coding sequence ATGATGGACTTTCAGTCCGATCTTATCGGAAGGAATCTTCCGCTCCTTTTTAGTGCTACCATCACCACAATTGCAATAACTCTTGCTGCCTTTGCTGTTGCCTTACTCATCGCGATCGGCGTTGGCATGGTACGGAGGTACTATCAACAGGGGATTGTTTCTGTTATCCTTTGTATTTATATCGAGATATTTCGGGGAACACCCCTTCTCGTTCAGTTATTCTTTATCTATTACGGACTTCCCTCTGTTGGAATAATACTGGACGCCTTCACAGCAGGCGTTATCGGACTTGCATTAAACTGCGGTGCGTATATGTCTGAAACGATTCGTGCAGCTATGACATCAGTAAGCAGAGGACAGGAGGAGGCAGCGTACTCACTAGGATTTTCCCGATTTCAGACGATCAGATACATCGTCTTTCCACAGGCTATAAGGGTTGCAATCCCCCCGATGATGAACTCATTCTCATCGCTTCTCAAGGATAGCTCGCTTGTGTCGGTAATCTCTATAACAGAACTGACAAGGGTTGGAAATCTGATATACTCCCGGACTTCACGACCGTTTGAGATTTATCTGATTCTCGGAATCTTTTATTTCGTGATGACATTCTCGGTTACCCTGATATCCAGGTATCTAGAGAAACGGAGTTCCCGATGGGTCAGGTAA
- a CDS encoding 4Fe-4S binding protein yields MSVNPKEIVSSFCAEQNIPLVGYAAAGRWKEPLFEPWVPPEFSPDYILPETETVIVIGLPVALFALETSPSIWYHELYKTINSLLDQYTVRLASILTQAGFPSVFVPRDGYGSIEVLIHNPVVFFSHRHAAVLAGLGRFGVNNMVLTREFGPRVRFGSIFTTARIPSGPLIEDELCIHCNRCVSLCPASALEEGEYPGALTDKAACTAQSAALNKRHISPCGICIKVCPVGEDRRVFHREDAGIYEPGSDSDLQKGWEHVRMYGGR; encoded by the coding sequence ATGAGCGTGAATCCAAAAGAGATTGTCAGTTCATTCTGTGCAGAGCAGAATATCCCTCTCGTCGGGTATGCAGCAGCAGGCAGGTGGAAAGAGCCCCTCTTTGAGCCCTGGGTCCCGCCTGAATTTTCCCCGGATTATATTCTGCCAGAGACGGAGACGGTCATCGTTATCGGGCTCCCGGTTGCTCTTTTTGCACTTGAGACCTCTCCTTCGATCTGGTACCACGAACTCTACAAGACCATCAACTCGCTCCTCGACCAGTACACTGTCCGACTCGCCTCCATCCTCACACAGGCAGGATTCCCCTCGGTCTTCGTTCCAAGAGACGGATACGGGAGCATCGAGGTTCTGATACATAACCCGGTTGTATTCTTCTCTCACCGGCATGCCGCAGTGCTGGCAGGCCTTGGCAGGTTCGGGGTGAACAACATGGTGCTCACACGGGAGTTCGGGCCAAGGGTCAGGTTCGGATCGATCTTTACAACTGCCAGAATCCCATCAGGTCCTCTCATTGAGGATGAACTCTGTATACACTGCAACCGGTGTGTCAGCCTCTGCCCGGCATCTGCACTTGAGGAGGGCGAGTATCCCGGGGCTTTGACAGACAAGGCGGCATGCACGGCCCAGAGTGCAGCTCTGAACAAGAGGCATATCTCACCGTGTGGAATCTGCATCAAGGTCTGCCCGGTTGGAGAGGATCGGAGGGTGTTTCACCGGGAAGATGCCGGGATCTATGAGCCAGGGTCTGATTCAGATCTTCAGAAAGGATGGGAGCATGTCAGAATGTACGGGGGGAGATGA
- a CDS encoding FHA domain-containing protein, with protein MANPATEMICQRCFSDLSRKRPVPAKPPGQAGTPVQRRQSHIRFMDKPVFDQDKTIREVAPLLLVMGPGQIITIHNGDIIGRDSIGGRILNQFSSVSRHHATFKYMNGKWLIKDENSTNGTYINGTKLVPEKWYEIRVDDTLSISSVCTFTVQTG; from the coding sequence ATGGCAAACCCGGCTACCGAGATGATATGCCAGCGGTGCTTTTCAGATCTCTCCAGGAAGCGGCCGGTGCCTGCAAAACCTCCGGGCCAGGCAGGAACTCCAGTACAGAGGAGGCAGTCGCATATCAGGTTCATGGATAAACCAGTATTTGATCAGGACAAGACCATCCGTGAGGTAGCCCCGCTTCTCCTTGTGATGGGACCCGGTCAGATCATTACCATCCACAACGGAGATATTATTGGTAGAGACTCGATAGGTGGCAGGATCCTGAACCAGTTCAGTTCAGTATCACGCCATCATGCAACGTTCAAGTATATGAACGGCAAGTGGCTGATAAAGGATGAGAACTCAACCAACGGGACGTACATCAACGGGACAAAACTCGTCCCGGAGAAGTGGTACGAGATTCGGGTTGATGATACCCTTTCCATCTCCTCGGTCTGCACCTTTACAGTTCAGACTGGATGA